One Deinococcus grandis DNA window includes the following coding sequences:
- a CDS encoding dihydrofolate reductase, which translates to MSRPPELGEAERVGPELVGIVAVTENGVIGRDGGMPWHLPADLAHFRSHSRGKPNVMGRKVWDSLGGRPLPGRANIVLTRNAAFSAPGAQVAHSPLDALALAGDVPEVAIIGGAEVYALYLPQLKRVELTLIHAQLDGDTVMPDLGDGWVVTQETTRAADNANVFDLTFRTLTRRP; encoded by the coding sequence ATGTCCCGGCCCCCTGAACTGGGCGAGGCTGAGCGGGTAGGCCCGGAACTGGTCGGCATCGTCGCGGTGACCGAGAACGGCGTGATCGGGCGGGATGGGGGGATGCCGTGGCACCTCCCGGCGGATCTGGCGCACTTCCGGTCGCACAGTCGCGGGAAGCCGAACGTCATGGGTCGCAAGGTGTGGGATTCGCTGGGGGGGCGGCCGTTGCCGGGCCGGGCGAACATCGTCCTGACCCGCAATGCGGCGTTCAGCGCGCCGGGCGCGCAGGTAGCGCACTCGCCGCTCGACGCCCTGGCGCTGGCCGGGGACGTGCCGGAGGTGGCGATCATCGGCGGGGCCGAGGTGTACGCCCTGTACCTCCCGCAGTTGAAGCGGGTGGAACTCACGCTGATTCACGCGCAGCTGGACGGGGATACGGTCATGCCGGACCTGGGGGACGGGTGGGTCGTCACGCAGGAGACGACGCGGGCGGCGGACAACGCGAACGTGTTCGACCTGACGTTCCGCACGCTGACCCGCCGCCCCTGA
- a CDS encoding ParA family protein gives MFPTSSRYSGRHGERHATRTHAGTAMKVLGVVNQKGGVGKTTTAVNLGAYLAAGGKRVLLLDMDPQANATSGLGQRGATQGLYEALGEPARAAEYTVETVQANLFLLPATPDLAGAGVELAEDPDALTRLLASISGYDVVLIDAPPSLGPLTVNVLAAADALLIPLQAEYYALEGLAGLMETVERVQGGLNPRLKVLGVVLTMFDGRTNLSQDVESMVRQHFGELVFWSVVPRNVRLSEAPSFAKPINAFAPLSAGAAAYKRLSEEVMQRVEKI, from the coding sequence GTGTTCCCAACCAGCAGCCGCTATTCTGGACGGCACGGTGAACGGCATGCGACACGAACACACGCGGGGACCGCGATGAAGGTCCTGGGCGTCGTCAATCAGAAGGGCGGGGTGGGCAAGACCACCACCGCCGTCAACCTCGGCGCGTACCTCGCGGCGGGCGGCAAGCGCGTGCTGCTGCTGGACATGGACCCGCAGGCGAACGCCACGAGCGGGCTTGGGCAGCGCGGCGCCACGCAGGGCCTATACGAGGCGCTGGGCGAACCGGCCCGCGCGGCCGAGTACACCGTGGAGACGGTGCAGGCGAACCTCTTCCTGCTGCCCGCCACGCCGGACCTTGCGGGGGCGGGCGTGGAGCTCGCGGAGGACCCGGACGCCCTGACGCGTCTGCTGGCGTCCATCAGCGGGTACGACGTGGTGCTGATCGACGCGCCGCCCAGCCTGGGGCCGCTGACCGTGAACGTACTGGCCGCCGCCGACGCGCTGCTGATTCCCCTGCAGGCCGAGTACTACGCCCTGGAGGGTCTGGCGGGCCTGATGGAGACCGTCGAGCGCGTGCAGGGCGGCCTGAACCCCCGCCTGAAGGTGCTGGGCGTCGTGCTGACGATGTTCGACGGGCGCACGAACCTCTCGCAGGACGTCGAGAGCATGGTCCGGCAGCATTTCGGGGAGCTGGTGTTCTGGTCGGTCGTGCCGCGCAACGTGCGCCTGTCCGAGGCGCCCAGTTTCGCCAAGCCCATCAACGCGTTCGCGCCCCTCTCGGCGGGCGCGGCGGCGTACAAGCGCCTGAGCGAGGAGGTGATGCAGCGTGTCGAAAAAATCTAG
- a CDS encoding thymidylate synthase, translated as MKQYLDLMRHVLEHGTDKTDRTGTGTRSVFGAQMRFDLRGGFPLVTTKKVHLKSVIYELLWFLRGESNVRWLQERGVSIWDEWAAPDGELGPVYGVQWRSWPTLDGGHIDQIAQVIEQIKRTPDSRRLIVNAWNVAQIDDMALPPCHTMFQFYVADGRLSCQLYQRSVDCGLGLPFNIASYALLTLMVAQVTGLEPGEFIHTSGDAHIYLNHLDQVKEQLTREPHPLPVMHLNPEVKDIFDFKYEDFRLEGYKAHPHIKMAVSV; from the coding sequence ATGAAGCAGTACCTCGACCTGATGCGCCACGTGCTGGAGCACGGCACCGACAAGACCGACCGGACCGGCACCGGCACCCGCTCGGTATTCGGCGCGCAGATGCGCTTCGACCTCCGGGGCGGCTTCCCCCTGGTCACCACCAAGAAAGTCCACCTGAAAAGCGTCATCTACGAACTCCTGTGGTTCCTGCGCGGCGAGAGCAACGTCCGCTGGCTTCAGGAACGCGGCGTGAGCATCTGGGACGAATGGGCCGCCCCGGACGGCGAACTCGGCCCCGTGTACGGCGTGCAGTGGCGCAGCTGGCCCACCCTGGACGGGGGCCATATCGACCAGATCGCGCAGGTCATCGAGCAGATCAAACGCACCCCGGACAGCCGCCGCCTGATCGTGAACGCCTGGAACGTCGCCCAGATTGATGACATGGCCCTGCCGCCCTGCCACACCATGTTCCAGTTCTACGTCGCCGACGGACGGCTCAGCTGCCAGCTTTATCAGAGATCGGTCGATTGCGGCCTGGGTCTGCCGTTCAATATTGCCTCGTACGCCCTGCTGACCTTGATGGTCGCGCAGGTCACGGGCCTTGAACCCGGTGAGTTCATTCATACGTCCGGGGACGCTCACATCTACCTGAATCACCTTGATCAGGTGAAAGAACAGCTGACGCGCGAGCCGCACCCCCTCCCCGTGATGCACCTGAATCCAGAGGTCAAGGACATTTTCGATTTCAAATACGAAGATTTCCGACTTGAAGGGTACAAGGCGCATCCTCATATCAAGATGGCCGTTTCCGTCTGA
- the parB gene encoding ParB/RepB/Spo0J family partition protein ParB has product MSKKSSLGRGLDALLGKPAESAPGAQVQSLKVEKIVQAAYQPRQVFTPESLAELAQSIRDKGVLQPLLVRPRDDHFEIVAGERRWRASQLAGLTELPVIIRDLGDREALEIAIVENLQREDLGALEEARAYQALMEQGLNQEGVAQAVGKSRSAVSNALRLLTLPAPALRALDDGQISAGHARAILAQPDTDRAWALEQITARSLSVREAEALKREKREPTPIKVNPPRAFRQVELDLSRRTGTRVRITGEDKGRVELNYASREELDRILEILGYAAEE; this is encoded by the coding sequence GTGTCGAAAAAATCTAGCCTGGGCCGCGGCCTGGACGCCCTGCTCGGCAAACCCGCCGAGAGTGCGCCGGGCGCGCAGGTGCAGTCCCTGAAGGTCGAGAAGATCGTGCAGGCCGCGTATCAGCCGCGTCAGGTGTTCACGCCGGAGTCCCTGGCGGAACTCGCGCAGAGCATCCGCGACAAGGGCGTCCTGCAACCGCTGCTGGTCCGCCCGCGGGACGACCACTTCGAGATCGTCGCCGGGGAACGCCGCTGGCGCGCCAGTCAGCTCGCCGGACTGACCGAACTGCCGGTGATCATCCGGGACCTCGGGGACCGCGAGGCGCTGGAGATCGCGATCGTGGAGAACCTGCAGCGCGAGGACCTGGGCGCGCTGGAAGAGGCCCGCGCGTACCAGGCGCTCATGGAGCAGGGCCTGAATCAGGAGGGCGTGGCGCAGGCGGTCGGGAAGAGCCGCAGCGCCGTGTCGAACGCCCTGCGCCTGCTGACGCTGCCCGCCCCGGCACTGCGGGCGCTGGACGACGGGCAGATCAGCGCCGGGCACGCCCGCGCGATCCTCGCGCAGCCCGACACGGACCGCGCCTGGGCGCTGGAGCAGATCACGGCCCGCAGCCTCAGCGTCCGTGAGGCCGAGGCCCTGAAACGCGAGAAGCGCGAGCCCACGCCGATCAAGGTGAACCCGCCGCGCGCGTTCCGGCAGGTGGAACTCGACCTGAGCCGCCGCACCGGCACCCGCGTACGCATCACGGGCGAGGACAAGGGCCGCGTGGAACTGAACTACGCGTCCCGTGAGGAACTCGACCGGATTCTGGAGATCCTGGGCTACGCCGCCGAGGAATAA
- a CDS encoding YpdA family putative bacillithiol disulfide reductase: MSLVDVAIVGAGPVGLAAAIACKRAGLSYVVLEKGCVVNAIFEYPTYMSFFTTAPELEIGNHPMVTGHDKPDRRDALMYYRLVAQREALNVEQYTEVTRVHAAPAGFTLEVEKRDGTPGVVEARRVVVATGYYDNPLALGIAGEDGENVSHYYTEAHPFMGLNVTVIGAGNSAADAALDLWRSGVNVTMVVRAPELKSTIKYWVRPDLENRIKEGSIAAHFSSRVVEIHPEHVVVQREDGTTWELPTDFTFALTGYRPDLSFLDGLSLATQPDECLVLDEHYQSSVPGLFVVGSAGFAGRTNQVFIENGRFHADHAVAEIARQLAERGLQPA, translated from the coding sequence ATGAGTCTGGTGGATGTCGCCATCGTCGGAGCGGGCCCGGTGGGTCTCGCCGCCGCCATCGCCTGCAAGCGTGCAGGCCTGAGTTACGTGGTGCTGGAAAAGGGCTGCGTCGTGAACGCGATCTTCGAGTACCCCACGTACATGTCGTTCTTCACGACCGCGCCGGAACTGGAGATCGGGAATCACCCCATGGTGACCGGGCACGACAAGCCGGACCGCCGTGACGCGCTGATGTACTACCGACTGGTCGCGCAGCGCGAAGCCCTGAACGTCGAGCAGTACACCGAGGTGACGCGCGTGCACGCCGCCCCGGCGGGCTTCACGCTGGAGGTCGAGAAGCGTGACGGCACGCCCGGCGTGGTGGAGGCGCGGCGCGTGGTGGTCGCCACCGGGTACTACGACAACCCCCTGGCGCTGGGCATCGCCGGTGAGGACGGCGAGAACGTCAGCCACTACTACACCGAGGCGCACCCGTTCATGGGCCTGAACGTCACCGTGATCGGCGCCGGGAACAGCGCCGCCGACGCCGCGCTGGACCTGTGGCGCAGCGGCGTTAACGTCACCATGGTCGTCCGCGCGCCCGAACTGAAGAGCACCATCAAGTACTGGGTGCGCCCCGATCTGGAAAACCGCATCAAGGAAGGCAGCATCGCCGCGCACTTCAGTTCCCGCGTGGTCGAGATCCACCCCGAGCACGTCGTCGTGCAGCGCGAGGACGGCACCACCTGGGAGCTGCCGACCGACTTCACGTTCGCGCTGACCGGGTACCGTCCCGACCTCTCCTTCCTGGACGGCCTGAGTCTGGCCACGCAGCCGGACGAGTGCCTGGTGCTGGACGAGCACTACCAGAGCAGCGTCCCGGGCCTGTTCGTGGTGGGCAGCGCAGGCTTCGCCGGGCGCACGAATCAGGTGTTCATCGAGAACGGCCGCTTCCACGCCGATCACGCCGTCGCGGAGATCGCGCGGCAGCTGGCCGAGCGGGGCTTGCAGCCCGCGTAA
- a CDS encoding NUMOD3 domain-containing DNA-binding protein, translating to MSGGIYEIRHRESGRYYVGRTECFRSRFRQHRSDLRCGRHHCVFLQRAWNKYGAQAFSFHIVTVCSLSEAVDIETGRLAQDDPLRYNVSRMSSGGDLLRHHPDREAILTRRRASSARFMRSLSAQERIRLYGCPGEKNGMYGRTHSEESRRKMSETSRLTVKRGRDSPNYGLKRSPETRARLSELASARTGERNPFHGRTHSAATKEKLAMANRGRTPTNSRPVQVEARRFPSVTAAARHLGVTPALVIYRIKSPKYAYAYALPQQDHRETL from the coding sequence GTGAGCGGAGGAATCTACGAAATTCGCCACCGTGAGAGCGGCCGGTATTACGTGGGGCGCACCGAGTGCTTCCGGAGTCGTTTTCGCCAGCACCGCTCTGATCTGCGGTGCGGGCGGCACCACTGCGTCTTTCTTCAGCGGGCGTGGAACAAGTACGGCGCGCAGGCGTTCTCGTTCCACATCGTGACGGTATGCAGTCTCAGTGAAGCGGTTGACATCGAGACGGGGCGACTGGCGCAGGACGATCCACTGAGGTACAACGTCAGCCGGATGTCCAGCGGTGGGGACCTGTTACGGCACCATCCGGATCGGGAGGCGATCCTGACCCGCCGCAGGGCCTCCTCGGCGCGCTTCATGCGGAGCCTGAGTGCGCAGGAGCGGATTCGTCTCTATGGCTGCCCCGGTGAGAAGAACGGCATGTATGGCCGAACCCACAGTGAGGAGAGTCGGCGGAAAATGTCCGAGACGTCGCGCCTGACGGTGAAGAGGGGCAGGGACAGTCCGAATTACGGTCTGAAACGGTCCCCCGAGACTCGGGCTCGACTGTCGGAACTCGCCTCGGCCCGAACGGGCGAACGCAATCCATTCCACGGCCGCACCCACAGTGCAGCAACGAAGGAGAAACTGGCGATGGCCAACAGAGGACGAACACCGACGAATTCCCGTCCCGTTCAGGTGGAGGCCCGGCGGTTCCCCTCGGTCACCGCGGCGGCCCGGCACCTCGGGGTCACGCCTGCTCTGGTGATCTACCGGATCAAATCGCCGAAGTACGCGTACGCTTACGCCCTGCCGCAGCAGGATCACCGGGAGACCCTGTGA
- the rsmG gene encoding 16S rRNA (guanine(527)-N(7))-methyltransferase RsmG, whose product MTPEGQALLDQGAAELGLNVEEQLPRFEQLLALLVEANSRVNLTALKTESDIVLKHFVDSLSCLRGGHLDGSGLRVLDIGTGAGFPTLPLAIVRPEVAFTPLDSIRKKIDFVRSAAEALNLTGVTPLVGRAETLGRDPDHRETYDRVVCRAVAALPILAELGLPLLKPGGLLVAQKGPISEEELHAGRRAAGEVGGRVTEVDAFTLPVLGDARTLVVIEKVGPTPKKYPRREGVPNQQPLFWTAR is encoded by the coding sequence GTGACGCCAGAAGGACAAGCGCTCCTCGATCAGGGTGCGGCGGAACTCGGGCTGAACGTCGAGGAGCAACTGCCGCGGTTCGAGCAGTTGCTGGCCCTGCTCGTCGAGGCGAACAGCCGCGTGAACCTCACGGCGCTGAAGACGGAATCGGACATCGTCCTGAAGCATTTCGTGGATTCCCTGAGCTGCCTGCGCGGTGGGCACCTGGACGGCTCGGGCCTGCGCGTGCTGGACATCGGGACCGGGGCGGGCTTCCCGACGCTGCCGCTGGCGATCGTGCGCCCGGAGGTGGCCTTCACGCCGCTCGACTCGATCCGCAAGAAGATCGACTTCGTGCGCTCGGCCGCCGAGGCGCTGAACCTCACGGGCGTCACGCCGCTGGTGGGCCGCGCCGAGACGCTGGGGCGCGACCCGGACCACCGCGAGACGTACGACCGGGTGGTGTGCCGCGCGGTGGCGGCCCTGCCGATCCTGGCGGAACTGGGCCTGCCGCTGCTGAAACCCGGCGGACTGCTCGTGGCGCAGAAGGGGCCGATCAGCGAGGAGGAACTGCACGCCGGTCGCCGCGCGGCGGGCGAGGTCGGGGGCCGCGTGACCGAGGTGGATGCCTTCACCCTGCCGGTGCTGGGCGACGCGCGCACCCTGGTCGTGATCGAGAAGGTCGGACCCACCCCGAAGAAGTACCCCAGACGCGAGGGTGTTCCCAACCAGCAGCCGCTATTCTGGACGGCACGGTGA
- a CDS encoding VanW family protein encodes MTPASRRALTLGALLLSGSIVTAALAQTGTDPSPPPPAQTIPAIPPTPPAPQPTPTPEPQPTPAPQPTPEPTPAPAPEPSPVPTPAPQPVPPPPTPQVTPAPAKITAPLLITVEAQWPALVNGKKTTVPFSRTLTIPGKRVEVIRARGVITESLDQELTAFLKALPTTAQDARFEQLWDGWAVVQRNGLKVDVAKARANLLAAIKDPKGIKVTIPVTGQVAPKRTLEYFASRGITAHLGTGQTNYYGSSAARVTNIHVGTRRFQDRLLDGKTVSFNQMVGPITTGTGFVTGLVIAGERTANGVGGGICQVSTTVFRALYAAGLPILQRQNHSYQVHYYDPQGLDATIYQPSLDLKFANDTGGSLWFQSDWDDESSTLTVNVFGKARDFTVEIGAPRTLSSTPSPADRLIPDATLARGQRKQVDWAAPGAVIEVTRKFMRDGKAFKQDTLKSTYRPWPNIYLVGTR; translated from the coding sequence ATGACCCCCGCCTCTCGGCGCGCCCTGACCCTGGGTGCCCTGCTGCTCAGTGGCTCCATCGTGACCGCTGCCCTGGCCCAGACGGGCACGGACCCCTCCCCTCCCCCACCGGCGCAGACCATCCCCGCGATTCCGCCCACGCCGCCCGCCCCGCAGCCCACGCCAACTCCGGAGCCCCAGCCCACCCCAGCACCTCAGCCGACCCCGGAACCCACGCCCGCCCCGGCGCCTGAACCCAGCCCGGTCCCGACCCCGGCTCCTCAGCCCGTGCCGCCACCCCCCACGCCCCAGGTCACCCCGGCTCCGGCGAAGATCACGGCCCCGTTGCTGATCACCGTGGAGGCCCAGTGGCCCGCGCTGGTGAACGGCAAGAAGACGACCGTGCCCTTCAGCCGCACCCTGACCATTCCCGGCAAGCGCGTGGAGGTCATCCGGGCGCGCGGCGTCATCACCGAGAGCCTCGATCAGGAACTCACTGCCTTTCTGAAGGCCCTGCCTACCACCGCGCAGGACGCCCGCTTCGAGCAGCTGTGGGACGGCTGGGCGGTCGTGCAGCGCAATGGGCTGAAGGTGGACGTCGCGAAGGCCCGCGCGAACCTGCTGGCCGCCATCAAGGATCCCAAGGGAATCAAAGTGACCATCCCCGTGACGGGGCAGGTCGCGCCGAAACGCACCCTGGAGTACTTCGCGTCCCGCGGCATCACCGCGCACCTGGGCACCGGGCAGACGAACTACTACGGCAGCAGCGCCGCCCGCGTCACGAACATCCACGTGGGCACCCGCCGCTTCCAGGACCGCCTGCTGGACGGGAAGACCGTGTCGTTCAACCAGATGGTCGGCCCCATCACCACCGGGACGGGCTTCGTGACCGGGCTGGTCATCGCGGGGGAACGCACCGCGAACGGCGTGGGCGGCGGCATCTGTCAGGTCAGCACGACCGTGTTCCGCGCGCTGTACGCGGCGGGTCTGCCCATCCTGCAACGCCAGAACCACTCGTATCAGGTGCACTACTACGACCCGCAGGGCCTCGACGCGACCATCTACCAGCCCAGCCTGGACCTGAAGTTCGCCAACGACACCGGCGGCTCCCTGTGGTTCCAGAGCGACTGGGACGACGAGTCCTCCACCCTGACCGTGAACGTGTTCGGCAAGGCTCGCGACTTCACCGTCGAGATCGGTGCGCCCCGCACCCTGAGCAGCACGCCCTCCCCCGCCGACCGGTTGATTCCCGACGCCACGCTGGCCAGGGGGCAGCGCAAGCAGGTGGACTGGGCGGCACCCGGCGCGGTGATCGAGGTCACCCGCAAATTCATGCGCGACGGGAAGGCGTTCAAGCAGGACACCCTGAAGAGCACCTACCGGCCCTGGCCGAACATCTACCTCGTCGGCACCCGCTGA
- a CDS encoding deaminase, with product MTRPSFDELGLATARLWASRSADSKVRVGACILDRHHRVVGVGYNGRAAGEPNERESLSQGHSGFIHAEVNALLAANWNGEGHTLYVTHEPCAACARLIVNSRRVGRVIFETAYRETNRVESGLPSGERILRDAGIEVRHVPAP from the coding sequence GTGACCCGTCCGTCCTTCGATGAGCTGGGGCTGGCGACGGCGCGGCTGTGGGCGTCGCGGAGTGCGGACAGCAAGGTGCGGGTGGGGGCGTGCATTCTGGACCGTCATCACCGGGTGGTGGGGGTGGGGTACAACGGGCGCGCGGCGGGCGAGCCGAACGAACGCGAGAGTCTGTCGCAGGGGCACAGTGGGTTCATTCATGCGGAGGTGAACGCGCTGCTGGCCGCGAACTGGAACGGGGAGGGGCACACGCTGTACGTGACGCATGAGCCGTGCGCGGCGTGCGCGCGCCTGATCGTGAATTCGCGGCGGGTGGGGCGCGTGATCTTCGAGACGGCGTACCGGGAGACGAACCGGGTGGAGTCGGGTCTGCCGAGCGGGGAGCGGATCCTGCGGGACGCGGGGATCGAGGTGCGGCATGTCCCGGCCCCCTGA